The stretch of DNA GCGATTCGAAGCCATTGGCTGCGGCCTGGATATTGTTCCGTTCGATCTCGTTGGCCTGGACGGCCATGGCGAGACAGGTGCTCTTGTTGGTACCGTCCGCCCGCAGGCAGTCCAAGTCGTTTTTCACCAGTTCCGCGAACAACAGGTTGATCACTTCCGCGTTTGACTGGGCAACGCCGCCCGCCAGGCCGCCCGAGGTCAGGTTTGCCGTCCGCACAGCCGCGTACTGGCTGGCGATGCCGTTGATGGTGAAATCGCCGGCAGCATTCGGCTGGTCGGCGGCGTTCACGGCGCCCTGGACGACCCGGCGGAATTCGTCGGAGTTGAGCGCGGCGTCGATATCGGCGCCGACCTGGGCGGCGGCATCCGCGCAAGTGGCGATGTGATTCGTACCAACCTGAACATCCGTCACGATGGCGGTCGTGTTTTGCGCCGCTTCCGCCAGCAGCATACCAATGGAGGTGCGCTCCGAACCTGTTCCCGACCATACCGAGATCGGCGCCGGACCAGCCGCTGCGCCCGTCAGATTGCCGGCGAAGAGCACCCGATTGGCGACCTGGGCGTAGTCCGTACCCGAATCAGAATTCAGGCATGCGCTCAACACCGCATTGACCTTCGACGGGATGCCGCCCAAGCGCAAGACCGCAGTGCGCGACGTCAGCAGCGTCTTGAGCGGATTGATGAAGCCGCGGCCGGTTGCAGAGATCGACGCATAGTCGGTACCCGTCGCCTGCATCGCGGTCTCGAGCTTCTGGCCAACGCTCTTGGAAACGAGGCTCGCCGTCGCCGGCGCAGCCGAGATGATGACCGGCACGTTGTCGACGGTCGTCGTCGCCCCGGTCAGCCCGCTCTCGATCGTCACCGTCGACTTCAAGGTCGGAGCAGTGAGGAGCAGTGCCAGGCAGAACGGGATGAGCAGGCCCACCGCGCGCTTGCCCAGCTCGCCGCCGGCACCGCCCGCCGGCGCATTGACGGCTGCCGCGGTCGTCATCGACAGGAGAGACCAGGTCGCCGCGAGCAGGGCAAACCCCCATATGGTGAGGGTCTCGTTGCACACCATCGCCACGGCATTGAGGATGGCGTTCAGCGTGGTGAGATCGCCGTTCGACGTGTAGATGACTTGATTGGGGATCATGGCATTTACCGGTTCGTGACGCTGTTCAGGATTGCTGCCTGGTTCAGCAACTGCGCGATCTCCAGCACGGACCGGTCATGGTCGCAGCTCTGCTGCCGTTCCATGAAATCGTTACGCAGACGTTCGATGTTCTGCTTCGCTTCGTCGGTCAGGACGTACGAATTGTTGTTGCCGATCGACGAGGCGGCGCGGTAAAGAGCACCGCCCAGCTGCGCAGCGACGCAGTTCCGGATTCCGACGCGCATGCGGCGTGCCATACTCTTGCGTGCTTCCGGATTGCTGGTCTTCTGCAGCAGCGCGATGATCGGATAGTTCGCCTGGTGCAGGAACTGCAGCTGCGCGGTCGAGAACTGGCCGCTCGTGCCGCTATTGATGATGCCGACGATGGAAGCCGGGTCGATGCTGGTGTCGTCCGGGGAGCCAAACAACATGCCATTGATCCACCCCTCGATGCCCTGGTAGTTGAAGTCTTCCACCTTGATCTGGGTGCAGATCTGCGGATCGAAGCCGCCGCTGGACGGAGTAGTGCCGTTAGGGTCAAGACAGGTGTACAGGTGCAGTGGGTAGTCGGGCCGGCTTGACCCGGTCCCGCCACCGGTCACGAAGTCCTCTAGCGTGATGGTGGCGCCGCTCTTGCAGCTGACGCGCGGTACATTGTTGGTCGATTGATTGCTCGTGGTGTCCTCGACGCCGTCCGGGTTGAACGAACGGCACGGAATACCCGCGATCTCGTAGCCCAGCATGGACATCAATACCCGATTATTGAGCGAGTTCGGATTGCTCGAGTCGTCGGCGCTGCCATCGATATTCGCCAGCCCGATCACGCCGAGCACCGAACTGGTTCCCGAAGAGACAATCGCCTTCGCGACCTGGTTGCCGACGCGTGGGTTCACCTCGCCCGCCTTCTTCAGGTACTGCGAAGCATTCGTATTGAAGTCCTTGAGGCCGGCGGTCAGGTCGGAGAAGATGCCCTTCATCGATGAACCGACTGCGCCGTCGCCGTCGGTCGCGTCAG from Massilia sp. WG5 encodes:
- a CDS encoding conjugal transfer protein TraH, translating into MKKRTILAVFLFCLLSTSARAGIMADLNSMFMSNSTDPGTFTTRDRVGIYAGGYSMRTPIHNINVVAFDPPRLNAGCGGVDLYGGSFSFINGQELIAIFRSVASNAAGLAFKAAIKVISPSLDSLMTEFQTMLQNMNNLAKNSCSLAHLLVDKADRALADATDGDGAVGSSMKGIFSDLTAGLKDFNTNASQYLKKAGEVNPRVGNQVAKAIVSSGTSSVLGVIGLANIDGSADDSSNPNSLNNRVLMSMLGYEIAGIPCRSFNPDGVEDTTSNQSTNNVPRVSCKSGATITLEDFVTGGGTGSSRPDYPLHLYTCLDPNGTTPSSGGFDPQICTQIKVEDFNYQGIEGWINGMLFGSPDDTSIDPASIVGIINSGTSGQFSTAQLQFLHQANYPIIALLQKTSNPEARKSMARRMRVGIRNCVAAQLGGALYRAASSIGNNNSYVLTDEAKQNIERLRNDFMERQQSCDHDRSVLEIAQLLNQAAILNSVTNR